From Parasteatoda tepidariorum isolate YZ-2023 chromosome 1, CAS_Ptep_4.0, whole genome shotgun sequence, one genomic window encodes:
- the LOC107453775 gene encoding uncharacterized protein isoform X1 codes for MAWPTKDEEKLYSGDSNASSEVVNEDDSFYVNMTTEDLLQPGHVVKERWKVVKKIGGGGFGEIYEGLDLVSKELVALKLESAKQTKQVLKMEVAVLKKLQGKEHVCRFIGCGRNDRFNYVVMQLQGKNLAELRRSQPRGAYSLSTTLRLGLQILKAIESIHEVGFLHRDIKPSNFSMGRLSHNCRSVYMLDFGLARQYVTATGEVRPPRAAAGFRGTVRYASINAHRNKEMGRHDDLWSLFYMLVEFVNGQLPWRKIKDKEQVGIMKEKYDHRLLLKHLPSDFRQFLDHILALEYYDRPDYNMLSGLFERCMKRRGIKENDPFDWEKHYTDNSITTTVTTSPAVISKPPLAGTVPPGTHGTDNMLDDNIMASFEDHGENYKLDELGVKRDTSKENITKGLYQAEMIEGGRIADNIHSKPLNENNNNYYANNNALKVDEIADKLEKMEVEEEEDGKEHVNGVEDPGNQQGTPDTDRCKEFAKLCISDHPSLFKEESGVGSRGTSPRPREGDGGSSREVSYRHAGGGDGGKQPLSVLSTTESKLLREPREHRHRRYHSGYKSRYSRDISITQMALAEDDNISALQQVTKGGAAAVTLASKWQVSFDDSEETDNEVEAKDNLTSPEHRPAFAQDSPSKLSGPHAGSNFWPSAQDSILVVQNHSGSKGTPVKKGLLTDQRLDEATARNRMFWRMKKQKCVRRVTSQPLKQISDRIAPVIEEGGRRHSARAVLLSDYILQGQRSWSCPDLSLGLLSLPGSPIKYSASEINFHDMTRSMEKMQDKKHVPSRRHSAEIHSNIENLKDADSKRWSVGSTFERITKKMPAERDESAPKGDSKGSEEYNVEGIKSAPIPSNVKPKSILRKSGSDQPLVQASHKPIDTEKVFCNKLIVTTIEWEPNDKIGNIVKHEVETPTLEKQSPMTPMLDIGRLHVDEPSVYFDAPQPNEEDSDDPRRMHDGHNGEEEDFETPPKDDLHSSGNISEPRFEDALQYRKRSPTPPNRAGIKYSSGIRRKLKDVDFHVAEAVIEEDKEGGSASDCQSPRRHDSVTQTHRASLPFSRSGSGNEDMMRSTIPIHTMDTCREPTPDDSSDSWRVPKGGSEDSQRMLLLRKRRPRSMIEGNRYADYTSKKYPSGDKIQRQGGMTPMVSSRGGLKQRTASSEMVDSARGSMQSSRSASSSREESDYVEPNNKVPIAMKRSDFFSRSISWDAKFRKERSPNSRGKSSEEKHVRAETNDWRGRHPRRRHRAGLTGGGESRIPRPKSRIVQQVEQLNHEFQQEVLQRCPPSRPGSGRQGESQGKSPVSSSLPTLQNDSSMSAVHQELPRNCKSEVLIPRFKQEGACYIPPRRRRYRPLTPKDLPMTGSESS; via the exons ATATTCAGGAGACAGCAATGCCTCTAGTGAAGTGGTTAACGAGGACGATTCATTCTACGTTAACATGACCACGGAAGACCTGCTGCAGCCGGGTCACGTCGTCAAAGAACGATGGAAAGTT gtgaaaaaaattggagGTGGTGGATTTGGGGAAATCTACGAAGGCCTAGACTTGGTATCAAAAGAATTAGtagctttaaaattagaatCAGCAAAACAAACCAAACAAGTGCTCAAAATGGAGGTGgctgtacttaaaaaattacaag GCAAAGAACATGTATGCCGGTTTATTGGGTGTGGCCGAAACGACAGATTCAACTATGTAGTGATGCAACTGCAGGGGAAAAATCTGGCCGAGTTGAGGAGAAGCCAACCCAGAGGTGCTTACAGCCTCAGTACCACCCTCAGACTTGGCTTACAAATCTTGAAAGCCATAGAAAGCATACATGAAGTTGGATTTTTGCATAGAGATATAAAACCA TCAAATTTTTCCATGGGCCGGTTGTCGCATAATTGTCGAAGTGTATATATGTTAGATTTTGGTTTGGCCAGGCAATATGTAACTGCAACCGGAGAAGTAAGACCACCAAGGGCAGCAGCAGGCTTTAGGGGCACAGTTCGTTATGCTTCCATTAACGCCCATCGAAACAAG gaAATGGGACGCCACGATGATCTATGGTCTTTGTTCTACATGTTGGTGGAGTTTGTAAACGGACAATTGCCATGGAGGAAAATCAAAGATAAGGAACAG gTTGGTATCATGAAAGAAAAGTACGATCATCGGCTTCTCCTGAAACACTTGCCTTCCGATTTCCGCCAATTCCTTGACCACATCCTAGCCCTTGAGTATTATGATCGTCCTGACTACAATATGCTGTCCGGTCTGTTTGAGCGATGTATGAAGAGAAGAGGTATCAAAGAGAATGACCCATTCGATTGGGAAAAGCACTACACAGACAATTCCATCACCACCACCGTTACCACGTCACCCGCAGTCATATCCAAACCTCCCCTTGCTGG TACTGTCCCACCTGGCACTCACGGCACAGATAATATGTTGGACGACAACATCATGGCTAGCTTTGAGGACCATGGCGAAAACTACAAACTGGACGAATTGGGTGTAAAGCGAGATACGTCTAAAGAGAACATAACTAAAGGTCTGTATCAGGCTGAAATGATCGAAGGTGGTCGAATAGCTGACAACATCCACTCCAAAcctttgaatgaaaataataataattactatgcAAATAACAATGCCTTAAAAGTAGATGAAATAGCAGATAAACTTGAG AAAATGGAGGTTGAAGAAGAAGAGGATGGCAAAGAACACGTGAACGGAGTTGAAGACCCTGGTAATCAACAAGGTACACCAGATACAGATCGTTGCAAGGAATTTGCAAAACTCTGCATCAGTGACCATCCCAGTCTATTCAAGGAAGAATCTGGAGTCGGCAGTAGGGGCACGAGTCCGAGACCCAGGGAAGGTGATGGAGGCAGTAGCCGAGAAGTGTCCTACAGGCATGCAGGAGGAGGGGACGGCGGTAAACAGCCCCTCTCCGTCCTATCTACGACCGAATCAAAATTATTGCGTGAACCTCGAGAACACAGACACCGCCGCTATCATTCCGGTTATAAATCAAGGTACTCTCGAGATATTTCCATTACCCAGATGGCTCTGGCTGAGGATGACAACATATCTGCTTTAcaacag GTAACAAAGGGAGGAGCAGCTGCTGTAACGCTAGCTTCTAAATGGCAGGTATCTTTCGATGATAGCGAAGAGACAGATAATGAAGTTGAGGCAAAAGATAACCTAACGTCCCCAGAGCATCGTCCCGCATTCGCTCAAGATTCCCCCTCCAAATTATCCGGCCCACATGCAGGATCCAATTTCTGGCCATCCGCTCAAGATTCCATTCTCGTAGTCCAAAACCACTCTGGAAGCAAAGGAACTCCTGTGAAAAAAGGTCTACTCACAGACCAGAGATTGGATGAAGCCACTGCGCGAAATAGAATGTTTTGGcgaatgaaaaaacaaaaatgcgtTAGGAGAGTGACTTCTCAACCATTAAAGCAAATTTCTGATCGAATAGCTCCTGTGATTGAAGAAGGTGGTAGAAGGCACTCTGCTCGCGCTGTTTTACTTTCGGACTACATATTGCAGGGACAGCGATCATGGAGCTGCCCTGATTTGAGTTTGGGTCTACTATCTTTGCCCGGGTCACCAATAAAGTACAGTGCAtccgaaataaattttcatgatatGACGCGAAGTATGGAGAAAATGCAAGACAAAAAGCATGTGCCTTCAAGGCGGCATTCTGCCGAAATCCATTCgaacattgaaaatttaaaagacgcTGACAGCAAAAGATGGTCGGTAGGATCTACGTTTGAAAGAATCACTAAAAAGATGCCAGCAGAAAGAGATGAAAGTGCCCCAAAAGGAGATTCAAAAGGTTCTGAAGAATACAATGTTGAAGGTATTAAATCTGCACCTATTCCGTCAAATGTGAAACCTAAAAGCATCCTCAGGAAATCCGGTTCTGATCAGCCACTCGTGCAAGCTAGTCATAAACCAATAGATaccgaaaaagttttttgcaataagcTAATTGTAACAACTATTGAATGGGAGCCAAATGATAAAATAGGAAACATTGTCAAACACGAAGTAGAGACGCCGACTTTAGAAAAACAATCACCAATGACTCCTATGCTAGATATTGGTCGTCTTCATGTTGATGAGCCGTCAGTTTATTTTGATGCTCCTCAACCAAATGAAGAGGATTCTGACGATCCACGACGAATGCACGACGGTCATAACGGCGAGGAAGAAGACTTCGAAACACCTCCAAAAGACGATTTACACTCGTCTGGAAACATATCAGAACCCCGATTTGAAGACGCTCTTCAATATCGGAAACGATCACCCACTCCTCCAAACAGAGCTGGTATCAAGTATTCCTCAGGTATACGTCGCAAACTAAAAGATGTCGATTTTCACGTTGCTGAAGCTGTTATAGAAGAAGACAAAGAAGGTGGTTCTGCTTCGGACTGCCAATCTCCTAGGAGGCATGATTCTGTGACGCAAACTCACAGAGCAAGCCTGCCCTTTTCACGATCCGGGAGTGGCAACGAGGACATGATGCGTTCAACAATCCCGATTCATACGATGGACACTTGTCGCGAACCCACTCCCGATGACAGTTCGGACAGCTGGAGAGTGCCTAAGGGTGGATCTGAAGACAGCCAACGGATGCTTCTGCTTAGGAAGAGGCGCCCACGTTCCATGATCGAAGGTAATCGCTATGCTGATTATACATCTAAGAAATATCCTAGTGGTGATAAAATACAAAGGCAAGGTGGAATGACGCCAATGGTGTCATCTCGAGGGGGTTTGAAACAAAGAACGGCTTCCTCTGAAATGGTTGATTCAGCCAGAGGAAGCATGCAGAGTTCAAGGAGTGCATCGAGTTCGAGGGAAGAATCCGATTACGTTGAGCCAAATAATAAAGTTCCGATTGCCATGAAACGGAGTGACTTTTTCTCGCGCAGCATCAGTTGGGATGCCAAATTTCGAAAAGAACGCTCACCCAATTCTCGAGGTAAATCTTCCGAAGAGAAACACGTGCGAGCTGAAACAAACGATTGGCGTGGGAGGCACCCACGCAGACGTCACAGAGCTGGACTGACTGGGGGTGGAGAATCCCGAATTCCCAGACCCAAAAGTCGTATAGTGCAACAGGTAGAGCAGTTGAATCACGAGTTCCAGCAGGAAGTGCTTCAGAGGTGTCCACCTTCTCGGCCTGGCAGTGGCAGACAAGGTGAATCTCAAGGCAAATCTCCTGTGTCTTCTTCCCTTCCTACCCTTCAGAATGATTCAAGTATGAGTGCTGTACATCAAGAGCTGCCCAGGAACTGCAAGAGTGAAGTGTTGATTCCTCGGTTCAAACAAGAAGGTGCTTGTTATATACCACCGAG GCGACGAAGATATCGCCCTCTGACACCCAAAGACTTACCAATGACTGGAAGTGAATCGtcatga
- the LOC107453775 gene encoding uncharacterized protein isoform X3, giving the protein MTTEDLLQPGHVVKERWKVVKKIGGGGFGEIYEGLDLVSKELVALKLESAKQTKQVLKMEVAVLKKLQGKEHVCRFIGCGRNDRFNYVVMQLQGKNLAELRRSQPRGAYSLSTTLRLGLQILKAIESIHEVGFLHRDIKPSNFSMGRLSHNCRSVYMLDFGLARQYVTATGEVRPPRAAAGFRGTVRYASINAHRNKEMGRHDDLWSLFYMLVEFVNGQLPWRKIKDKEQVGIMKEKYDHRLLLKHLPSDFRQFLDHILALEYYDRPDYNMLSGLFERCMKRRGIKENDPFDWEKHYTDNSITTTVTTSPAVISKPPLAGTVPPGTHGTDNMLDDNIMASFEDHGENYKLDELGVKRDTSKENITKGLYQAEMIEGGRIADNIHSKPLNENNNNYYANNNALKVDEIADKLEKMEVEEEEDGKEHVNGVEDPGNQQGTPDTDRCKEFAKLCISDHPSLFKEESGVGSRGTSPRPREGDGGSSREVSYRHAGGGDGGKQPLSVLSTTESKLLREPREHRHRRYHSGYKSRYSRDISITQMALAEDDNISALQQVTKGGAAAVTLASKWQVSFDDSEETDNEVEAKDNLTSPEHRPAFAQDSPSKLSGPHAGSNFWPSAQDSILVVQNHSGSKGTPVKKGLLTDQRLDEATARNRMFWRMKKQKCVRRVTSQPLKQISDRIAPVIEEGGRRHSARAVLLSDYILQGQRSWSCPDLSLGLLSLPGSPIKYSASEINFHDMTRSMEKMQDKKHVPSRRHSAEIHSNIENLKDADSKRWSVGSTFERITKKMPAERDESAPKGDSKGSEEYNVEGIKSAPIPSNVKPKSILRKSGSDQPLVQASHKPIDTEKVFCNKLIVTTIEWEPNDKIGNIVKHEVETPTLEKQSPMTPMLDIGRLHVDEPSVYFDAPQPNEEDSDDPRRMHDGHNGEEEDFETPPKDDLHSSGNISEPRFEDALQYRKRSPTPPNRAGIKYSSGIRRKLKDVDFHVAEAVIEEDKEGGSASDCQSPRRHDSVTQTHRASLPFSRSGSGNEDMMRSTIPIHTMDTCREPTPDDSSDSWRVPKGGSEDSQRMLLLRKRRPRSMIEGNRYADYTSKKYPSGDKIQRQGGMTPMVSSRGGLKQRTASSEMVDSARGSMQSSRSASSSREESDYVEPNNKVPIAMKRSDFFSRSISWDAKFRKERSPNSRGKSSEEKHVRAETNDWRGRHPRRRHRAGLTGGGESRIPRPKSRIVQQVEQLNHEFQQEVLQRCPPSRPGSGRQGESQGKSPVSSSLPTLQNDSSMSAVHQELPRNCKSEVLIPRFKQEGACYIPPRRRRYRPLTPKDLPMTGSESS; this is encoded by the exons ATGACCACGGAAGACCTGCTGCAGCCGGGTCACGTCGTCAAAGAACGATGGAAAGTT gtgaaaaaaattggagGTGGTGGATTTGGGGAAATCTACGAAGGCCTAGACTTGGTATCAAAAGAATTAGtagctttaaaattagaatCAGCAAAACAAACCAAACAAGTGCTCAAAATGGAGGTGgctgtacttaaaaaattacaag GCAAAGAACATGTATGCCGGTTTATTGGGTGTGGCCGAAACGACAGATTCAACTATGTAGTGATGCAACTGCAGGGGAAAAATCTGGCCGAGTTGAGGAGAAGCCAACCCAGAGGTGCTTACAGCCTCAGTACCACCCTCAGACTTGGCTTACAAATCTTGAAAGCCATAGAAAGCATACATGAAGTTGGATTTTTGCATAGAGATATAAAACCA TCAAATTTTTCCATGGGCCGGTTGTCGCATAATTGTCGAAGTGTATATATGTTAGATTTTGGTTTGGCCAGGCAATATGTAACTGCAACCGGAGAAGTAAGACCACCAAGGGCAGCAGCAGGCTTTAGGGGCACAGTTCGTTATGCTTCCATTAACGCCCATCGAAACAAG gaAATGGGACGCCACGATGATCTATGGTCTTTGTTCTACATGTTGGTGGAGTTTGTAAACGGACAATTGCCATGGAGGAAAATCAAAGATAAGGAACAG gTTGGTATCATGAAAGAAAAGTACGATCATCGGCTTCTCCTGAAACACTTGCCTTCCGATTTCCGCCAATTCCTTGACCACATCCTAGCCCTTGAGTATTATGATCGTCCTGACTACAATATGCTGTCCGGTCTGTTTGAGCGATGTATGAAGAGAAGAGGTATCAAAGAGAATGACCCATTCGATTGGGAAAAGCACTACACAGACAATTCCATCACCACCACCGTTACCACGTCACCCGCAGTCATATCCAAACCTCCCCTTGCTGG TACTGTCCCACCTGGCACTCACGGCACAGATAATATGTTGGACGACAACATCATGGCTAGCTTTGAGGACCATGGCGAAAACTACAAACTGGACGAATTGGGTGTAAAGCGAGATACGTCTAAAGAGAACATAACTAAAGGTCTGTATCAGGCTGAAATGATCGAAGGTGGTCGAATAGCTGACAACATCCACTCCAAAcctttgaatgaaaataataataattactatgcAAATAACAATGCCTTAAAAGTAGATGAAATAGCAGATAAACTTGAG AAAATGGAGGTTGAAGAAGAAGAGGATGGCAAAGAACACGTGAACGGAGTTGAAGACCCTGGTAATCAACAAGGTACACCAGATACAGATCGTTGCAAGGAATTTGCAAAACTCTGCATCAGTGACCATCCCAGTCTATTCAAGGAAGAATCTGGAGTCGGCAGTAGGGGCACGAGTCCGAGACCCAGGGAAGGTGATGGAGGCAGTAGCCGAGAAGTGTCCTACAGGCATGCAGGAGGAGGGGACGGCGGTAAACAGCCCCTCTCCGTCCTATCTACGACCGAATCAAAATTATTGCGTGAACCTCGAGAACACAGACACCGCCGCTATCATTCCGGTTATAAATCAAGGTACTCTCGAGATATTTCCATTACCCAGATGGCTCTGGCTGAGGATGACAACATATCTGCTTTAcaacag GTAACAAAGGGAGGAGCAGCTGCTGTAACGCTAGCTTCTAAATGGCAGGTATCTTTCGATGATAGCGAAGAGACAGATAATGAAGTTGAGGCAAAAGATAACCTAACGTCCCCAGAGCATCGTCCCGCATTCGCTCAAGATTCCCCCTCCAAATTATCCGGCCCACATGCAGGATCCAATTTCTGGCCATCCGCTCAAGATTCCATTCTCGTAGTCCAAAACCACTCTGGAAGCAAAGGAACTCCTGTGAAAAAAGGTCTACTCACAGACCAGAGATTGGATGAAGCCACTGCGCGAAATAGAATGTTTTGGcgaatgaaaaaacaaaaatgcgtTAGGAGAGTGACTTCTCAACCATTAAAGCAAATTTCTGATCGAATAGCTCCTGTGATTGAAGAAGGTGGTAGAAGGCACTCTGCTCGCGCTGTTTTACTTTCGGACTACATATTGCAGGGACAGCGATCATGGAGCTGCCCTGATTTGAGTTTGGGTCTACTATCTTTGCCCGGGTCACCAATAAAGTACAGTGCAtccgaaataaattttcatgatatGACGCGAAGTATGGAGAAAATGCAAGACAAAAAGCATGTGCCTTCAAGGCGGCATTCTGCCGAAATCCATTCgaacattgaaaatttaaaagacgcTGACAGCAAAAGATGGTCGGTAGGATCTACGTTTGAAAGAATCACTAAAAAGATGCCAGCAGAAAGAGATGAAAGTGCCCCAAAAGGAGATTCAAAAGGTTCTGAAGAATACAATGTTGAAGGTATTAAATCTGCACCTATTCCGTCAAATGTGAAACCTAAAAGCATCCTCAGGAAATCCGGTTCTGATCAGCCACTCGTGCAAGCTAGTCATAAACCAATAGATaccgaaaaagttttttgcaataagcTAATTGTAACAACTATTGAATGGGAGCCAAATGATAAAATAGGAAACATTGTCAAACACGAAGTAGAGACGCCGACTTTAGAAAAACAATCACCAATGACTCCTATGCTAGATATTGGTCGTCTTCATGTTGATGAGCCGTCAGTTTATTTTGATGCTCCTCAACCAAATGAAGAGGATTCTGACGATCCACGACGAATGCACGACGGTCATAACGGCGAGGAAGAAGACTTCGAAACACCTCCAAAAGACGATTTACACTCGTCTGGAAACATATCAGAACCCCGATTTGAAGACGCTCTTCAATATCGGAAACGATCACCCACTCCTCCAAACAGAGCTGGTATCAAGTATTCCTCAGGTATACGTCGCAAACTAAAAGATGTCGATTTTCACGTTGCTGAAGCTGTTATAGAAGAAGACAAAGAAGGTGGTTCTGCTTCGGACTGCCAATCTCCTAGGAGGCATGATTCTGTGACGCAAACTCACAGAGCAAGCCTGCCCTTTTCACGATCCGGGAGTGGCAACGAGGACATGATGCGTTCAACAATCCCGATTCATACGATGGACACTTGTCGCGAACCCACTCCCGATGACAGTTCGGACAGCTGGAGAGTGCCTAAGGGTGGATCTGAAGACAGCCAACGGATGCTTCTGCTTAGGAAGAGGCGCCCACGTTCCATGATCGAAGGTAATCGCTATGCTGATTATACATCTAAGAAATATCCTAGTGGTGATAAAATACAAAGGCAAGGTGGAATGACGCCAATGGTGTCATCTCGAGGGGGTTTGAAACAAAGAACGGCTTCCTCTGAAATGGTTGATTCAGCCAGAGGAAGCATGCAGAGTTCAAGGAGTGCATCGAGTTCGAGGGAAGAATCCGATTACGTTGAGCCAAATAATAAAGTTCCGATTGCCATGAAACGGAGTGACTTTTTCTCGCGCAGCATCAGTTGGGATGCCAAATTTCGAAAAGAACGCTCACCCAATTCTCGAGGTAAATCTTCCGAAGAGAAACACGTGCGAGCTGAAACAAACGATTGGCGTGGGAGGCACCCACGCAGACGTCACAGAGCTGGACTGACTGGGGGTGGAGAATCCCGAATTCCCAGACCCAAAAGTCGTATAGTGCAACAGGTAGAGCAGTTGAATCACGAGTTCCAGCAGGAAGTGCTTCAGAGGTGTCCACCTTCTCGGCCTGGCAGTGGCAGACAAGGTGAATCTCAAGGCAAATCTCCTGTGTCTTCTTCCCTTCCTACCCTTCAGAATGATTCAAGTATGAGTGCTGTACATCAAGAGCTGCCCAGGAACTGCAAGAGTGAAGTGTTGATTCCTCGGTTCAAACAAGAAGGTGCTTGTTATATACCACCGAG GCGACGAAGATATCGCCCTCTGACACCCAAAGACTTACCAATGACTGGAAGTGAATCGtcatga